In the genome of Fulvivirga maritima, one region contains:
- a CDS encoding cyclic nucleotide-gated ion channel, translated as MPKNIDANIFFIIWNLILAVGAAILAILKPLDMVFYIQDDMNYMLWYWIANVIFILDIPISYFQLRYIQEDFLFTGDTVAKNYLHGWIILDVFLAFPYGLFISNIPLRLFRVLKLVKIGSLMRYFRAREVKHGNALTIIFFFYWFILGTHWLTCGWLALRGVEYTEDIFGNYLKALYWVSTTLTTVGYGDITPNTNAQYIYAICLQIMGVGVFGYIIGNIAGFLTRKDPATVRYFENMDRLSALVRYRSISKKLQREIHYFYTYQWRKRMGYDESSFLAGLPRNLQRELSLQLKRGAIEKIYLFKDANEAFITEIAMHLSSVVLTPDQVLFEEGDRGDGMYFVLSGELTAVNRERTVEYSTFKPGAFLGEIALFEEKRRTATIIAKDYCDLYKLDRNSFEEVILKFPEIATTIKQEAEKRHLENIHNAKKEV; from the coding sequence ATGCCTAAAAATATCGACGCTAATATCTTCTTTATCATCTGGAATTTGATCCTGGCAGTAGGAGCAGCCATTCTGGCTATACTAAAACCGCTGGACATGGTTTTTTATATTCAGGATGATATGAATTATATGCTTTGGTACTGGATAGCCAACGTCATATTTATTCTGGATATACCCATCAGCTATTTTCAGCTCCGCTATATTCAAGAAGATTTTCTTTTCACCGGAGACACCGTAGCTAAAAACTACCTCCACGGGTGGATCATACTAGATGTATTTTTAGCATTTCCCTATGGCCTCTTTATTTCAAACATACCTCTCAGATTATTTAGAGTTCTTAAACTGGTGAAAATCGGTTCGCTTATGCGTTACTTCAGAGCCAGAGAAGTAAAACATGGCAATGCCCTCACTATTATTTTCTTCTTCTATTGGTTTATTCTGGGTACGCATTGGCTCACTTGCGGGTGGCTCGCACTTAGAGGTGTAGAATACACTGAAGACATTTTCGGCAATTACCTGAAAGCACTTTATTGGGTCAGCACCACCCTTACCACTGTGGGTTATGGAGATATTACGCCTAATACTAATGCCCAGTATATATATGCTATTTGCTTACAGATTATGGGTGTTGGCGTGTTTGGTTATATCATAGGTAATATTGCCGGCTTCCTTACCAGAAAGGATCCCGCTACAGTCAGGTATTTTGAAAATATGGACAGGCTATCCGCATTAGTGAGGTATAGAAGTATTAGCAAAAAATTACAGCGCGAGATACACTACTTTTACACCTACCAGTGGCGAAAAAGAATGGGTTATGATGAATCTTCTTTTTTGGCTGGTTTGCCAAGAAACCTACAAAGAGAACTCTCACTGCAGTTAAAACGAGGAGCTATAGAAAAAATATACTTGTTTAAAGATGCTAATGAAGCTTTTATAACAGAAATAGCCATGCACCTCTCTTCCGTAGTGCTTACCCCTGACCAAGTGCTTTTTGAAGAAGGCGACCGCGGTGATGGCATGTATTTCGTGCTTAGTGGTGAGCTCACTGCTGTAAACCGAGAGCGAACCGTAGAATACAGTACCTTCAAGCCAGGAGCTTTTCTGGGTGAAATAGCTTTGTTTGAAGAAAAACGTAGAACGGCCACCATAATAGCGAAAGACTACTGTGACCTATATAAACTGGATCGGAATTCATTTGAAGAAGTGATTTTGAAATTCCCGGAAATAGCAACCACTATAAAACAAGAAGCAGAAAAGCGCCATTTAGAGAATATTCACAACGCTAAAAAGGAAGTATAA
- a CDS encoding dipeptidase → MTGKEYIESNKQKFLDELLDLLRIPSVSADKKFKDDVLKTAEVIKAQLEKAGADKAEICPTAGYPIVYGEKIIDESLPTVLVYGHYDVQPADPYELWDSPPFEPVIKNDKIYARGACDDKGQMYMHVKAFETMMATDSLPCNIKFMIEGEEEVGSDNLGIFVKENKEKLASDVILISDTSIISNEHPSITVGLRGLSYLQVEVTGPNRDLHSGVYGGAVANPINTLCEMIASLKDGRNHITVPGFYDKVAELTAEERTALNKAPFDLDEYKKDLDIEEVEGEDGYTTLERAGIRPTLDVNGIWGGYIGEGAKTVLPSKAYAKISMRLVPDQVSDEITELFAKHFESIAPKSVKVKVTPHHGGDPAVTPTDSTAYQAASAAFEEAWGKKPIPTRDGGSIPIVALFERELKVNTVLMGFGLDSDAIHSPNEHYGIFNYFKGIETITLFYKHFANQK, encoded by the coding sequence ATGACTGGAAAAGAATACATAGAGAGTAATAAGCAAAAGTTTTTAGATGAACTTCTGGATCTACTAAGAATCCCTTCAGTTAGTGCTGATAAAAAATTTAAAGATGATGTGCTGAAAACCGCTGAGGTGATCAAGGCACAGCTTGAGAAAGCCGGCGCTGATAAAGCTGAAATATGCCCTACAGCAGGTTATCCTATTGTATATGGAGAGAAGATAATTGATGAAAGCCTGCCTACCGTATTGGTATATGGCCATTATGATGTGCAGCCCGCTGATCCTTATGAGCTGTGGGATTCTCCTCCGTTTGAACCAGTAATTAAAAACGATAAAATCTATGCTCGTGGAGCATGTGATGACAAAGGCCAAATGTATATGCACGTTAAAGCCTTTGAAACTATGATGGCCACTGACAGCCTGCCTTGTAACATCAAATTTATGATTGAAGGTGAAGAAGAAGTGGGATCTGATAACCTGGGAATTTTTGTAAAAGAAAATAAAGAAAAACTGGCTTCTGATGTTATCCTTATCTCAGATACCTCTATTATTTCTAACGAGCACCCTTCTATTACAGTAGGCCTTAGAGGCTTGAGCTACCTACAGGTAGAAGTAACAGGCCCTAACCGAGACTTACATTCAGGTGTGTATGGTGGAGCTGTAGCTAACCCTATTAATACACTTTGTGAGATGATTGCTTCTTTAAAAGACGGGAGAAATCACATCACAGTACCTGGTTTTTATGATAAGGTGGCTGAGCTTACTGCCGAAGAGCGTACCGCATTAAACAAAGCGCCTTTTGATCTTGATGAATATAAAAAGGATCTTGATATAGAAGAAGTAGAAGGTGAAGATGGATATACTACACTAGAAAGAGCAGGCATTCGTCCTACTTTAGATGTAAATGGAATTTGGGGTGGATATATTGGCGAAGGAGCTAAAACCGTATTGCCATCTAAAGCATATGCAAAAATTTCTATGAGATTAGTGCCTGATCAGGTTTCTGATGAAATCACAGAACTTTTTGCTAAGCACTTTGAGTCTATAGCTCCTAAATCAGTAAAAGTGAAAGTGACTCCTCACCATGGTGGAGATCCTGCAGTTACTCCTACTGACTCTACTGCTTACCAGGCTGCAAGTGCCGCTTTTGAAGAAGCTTGGGGTAAAAAACCAATCCCTACAAGAGATGGTGGTAGTATTCCTATTGTAGCCCTTTTTGAAAGAGAACTAAAAGTAAACACTGTTCTTATGGGCTTTGGATTAGACTCAGATGCTATCCACTCTCCTAATGAGCACTATGGAATATTCAACTATTTCAAAGGAATAGAAACTATTACCTTGTTCTATAAGCATTTCGCTAATCAAAAATAA
- a CDS encoding 2OG-Fe(II) oxygenase, which translates to MIIKDNSLEYIADQLASQDYAITEQFLTLEEVRAIREVFEYHREEDNFKRAGIGKQEDFTLDKQIRGDYIKWIDPGNTFPAVKVFLDKINALKDYLNMTCYLGLRDYETHFAIYPPGSFYKRHLDQFQGDGARRITFICYLNEGWQPGDGGELRMYFKDREEDLHPTAGKLVCFRSEMLEHEVLVANKHRYSLTGWMLNHPVGLGFIKQP; encoded by the coding sequence ATGATTATTAAGGATAATTCGCTAGAGTACATAGCGGATCAGTTGGCTAGCCAGGACTATGCCATTACTGAACAATTTTTGACTCTCGAAGAAGTGAGAGCCATTAGAGAGGTCTTTGAATACCACCGGGAGGAAGACAACTTTAAAAGAGCGGGCATAGGCAAGCAGGAAGATTTTACGCTTGACAAACAGATCAGAGGAGACTACATCAAATGGATAGATCCTGGAAACACGTTTCCGGCCGTGAAGGTGTTTTTAGATAAGATAAATGCGCTTAAAGATTACCTCAACATGACCTGTTATTTGGGCTTGCGAGATTATGAGACTCATTTTGCTATTTATCCTCCAGGTTCATTTTACAAAAGGCATTTGGATCAGTTTCAAGGAGATGGTGCCAGAAGAATTACCTTTATATGTTATCTTAATGAAGGCTGGCAACCGGGTGATGGTGGCGAGTTAAGAATGTACTTTAAAGATAGGGAAGAAGATTTGCATCCTACCGCAGGCAAGCTGGTGTGTTTTAGAAGTGAAATGTTAGAGCATGAAGTACTGGTGGCCAATAAACATCGTTACAGCCTTACGGGCTGGATGCTGAACCATCCTGTAGGTCTAGGGTTTATAAAACAGCCATAA
- a CDS encoding tetratricopeptide repeat protein, with product MRITLFISIFLIPLLTMGQAGKSFYDQGVKSMEQNEFKKAIDEFTKAIKAEPSYKEPYTQRGEAKNELGDFYGAISDFTLALEIDSTYAEALNQRGNAKYNLGDDEGAIEDYTKAIKHDAKLADAYSNRAFAKYNLEDLEGAFFDFSKAIELDPKDADKYFNRAVVKAELEEYLGAIEDYNKSIELDPSDADVYSYRGVAKYNIDKVEEAMKDYNKAIEMDANDPVKYENRALAKSATEDYKGALADYNKSIELFSEDPDTYNLRGVVKYNLDDHEGAIADYDQAITLDPYNAVYYDNRALSKTALENYSGAIQDYSYSIELYPTDPETFHQRGLAKINKGDNYDGCMDLNTAVELGSDEAKASIKEFCK from the coding sequence ATGAGAATAACATTATTCATATCCATATTTCTAATTCCGCTCTTAACGATGGGCCAGGCAGGCAAGTCGTTTTATGATCAGGGAGTGAAGAGCATGGAGCAAAACGAATTTAAAAAGGCCATTGATGAATTTACCAAGGCTATAAAAGCTGAGCCGTCATATAAAGAGCCGTATACTCAAAGAGGTGAAGCTAAAAATGAGCTGGGAGATTTTTATGGTGCTATCAGTGATTTCACCTTGGCGCTAGAAATAGACTCCACTTATGCAGAGGCACTTAATCAGCGAGGTAATGCTAAATATAATCTGGGGGATGATGAAGGTGCTATTGAAGACTATACTAAAGCAATAAAGCATGATGCAAAACTTGCAGATGCTTATAGTAATAGGGCTTTTGCCAAATATAACCTGGAAGATCTGGAAGGTGCCTTTTTCGATTTTTCTAAAGCTATAGAGCTAGACCCTAAAGATGCTGATAAGTACTTTAACAGGGCAGTGGTAAAAGCAGAGTTAGAAGAGTATTTGGGAGCAATTGAAGATTACAATAAGTCAATAGAGCTAGACCCTTCTGATGCAGATGTGTATAGTTACCGTGGAGTAGCTAAGTATAATATTGATAAAGTGGAGGAAGCGATGAAGGATTATAATAAAGCCATTGAAATGGATGCTAATGATCCTGTAAAATATGAAAACAGAGCTTTGGCCAAAAGTGCAACAGAAGATTACAAAGGGGCTTTGGCAGATTATAACAAATCGATAGAGCTGTTTAGTGAAGACCCTGACACATATAACCTGAGAGGCGTGGTAAAATATAACCTTGATGATCATGAAGGAGCTATAGCAGATTATGATCAGGCCATTACCCTTGATCCTTATAACGCAGTTTATTATGATAACCGAGCACTTTCTAAAACTGCTCTAGAGAATTACAGCGGTGCTATTCAGGATTATTCTTATTCAATAGAGCTGTACCCTACAGATCCTGAAACTTTTCATCAGAGAGGGTTGGCTAAAATTAATAAGGGAGATAATTATGATGGCTGTATGGATTTAAATACTGCGGTAGAGCTTGGTTCTGATGAAGCCAAAGCATCGATAAAAGAATTTTGTAAATAA
- a CDS encoding FAD:protein FMN transferase, producing MTRLILLLIISAVFSANAQNQAHKKVLKLMGSRFEITAVSSDEALAWKSIDACIEEITRIEKIISSWDENSQTAEINRNAGIKPVVVDEELFNLIGRAKKISNLTDGAFDISYASVDKIWKFDGSMKGLPSAEEVAASVAKIDYKNIILNTDDHSVFLKEPGMKIGFGAIGKGYAANRGREIMKAMGISSGIVNASGDLLTWGKEADGSEWSIGIADPKNKRSVMAWLAVGEMAVVTSGNYEKFIEVEGKRYSHIIDPRTGYPVQGLKSVTIICPDAELSDALATSVFVLGKEKGLALINQLKGIECFLVDDKDELSYSKNLKLNYYKNGVAPSADATQVNIGHEAN from the coding sequence GTGACAAGGCTTATATTATTGCTCATTATTAGTGCAGTATTTTCGGCTAATGCACAGAATCAGGCCCATAAAAAAGTGCTTAAGCTCATGGGTTCTCGTTTTGAAATTACCGCCGTTTCTAGTGATGAAGCCCTGGCCTGGAAAAGTATTGATGCCTGTATTGAAGAAATAACCAGGATAGAAAAGATAATCTCCTCCTGGGATGAAAACTCACAGACAGCCGAAATTAACAGAAATGCCGGTATCAAGCCCGTGGTTGTAGATGAAGAACTCTTTAACTTAATAGGCAGAGCAAAAAAAATCTCTAACCTAACCGATGGTGCTTTTGATATCTCATATGCTTCTGTAGACAAAATTTGGAAGTTTGATGGCTCTATGAAAGGACTTCCTTCAGCGGAGGAAGTTGCCGCATCAGTAGCCAAAATTGATTACAAAAACATTATTCTAAATACTGATGATCATTCAGTATTTCTGAAAGAGCCCGGTATGAAAATCGGGTTTGGTGCTATAGGTAAAGGTTACGCGGCTAACCGAGGCAGAGAAATTATGAAAGCCATGGGCATATCCAGCGGCATAGTAAATGCCAGCGGCGATCTGCTTACCTGGGGCAAGGAAGCAGATGGCAGCGAATGGAGCATTGGCATAGCAGATCCTAAAAATAAAAGAAGTGTTATGGCCTGGCTGGCTGTAGGTGAAATGGCAGTAGTCACTTCTGGCAATTATGAAAAATTTATAGAAGTAGAGGGCAAGCGCTATAGTCATATTATAGATCCGCGTACGGGCTACCCGGTGCAAGGTCTTAAGAGTGTCACTATTATTTGTCCTGACGCCGAGCTTTCTGATGCCTTGGCCACTTCTGTTTTTGTATTAGGAAAAGAAAAAGGACTTGCCCTTATCAATCAGTTAAAAGGAATAGAATGCTTTTTAGTAGATGATAAGGATGAGCTTAGCTATTCGAAAAACTTGAAATTAAATTATTATAAAAACGGTGTAGCTCCTTCAGCAGATGCTACACAAGTGAATATTGGTCATGAAGCAAATTAA
- a CDS encoding thioredoxin family protein — MKTLKNFSLVFLLGLWAHTGWAQAQEDVKWYTNYNEALTEAKAEHKQVLISFAGSDWCKPCIKLTKEVFEDPKFKDYAKENLVLMLADFPRLRKNQPDKEQIKANEALAEKYNKAGSFPLVVLIDADEHVITQTGYQAGGSDNFISFLEKATDK; from the coding sequence ATGAAAACGCTAAAAAATTTCTCTCTTGTTTTTCTTCTTGGCTTATGGGCACATACAGGATGGGCTCAAGCTCAGGAAGATGTAAAATGGTATACAAACTATAACGAAGCGCTTACCGAAGCCAAAGCAGAGCATAAGCAGGTACTTATAAGCTTTGCAGGTTCTGACTGGTGCAAGCCATGCATCAAGCTTACTAAGGAAGTATTTGAAGACCCAAAATTCAAAGATTACGCAAAGGAAAACCTGGTTTTAATGCTAGCGGATTTCCCTCGCCTCAGAAAAAATCAGCCTGATAAAGAACAGATAAAAGCCAATGAAGCTCTGGCTGAAAAATACAATAAGGCAGGTTCATTTCCTCTGGTAGTACTTATAGATGCCGATGAGCATGTCATTACTCAAACAGGCTACCAGGCAGGTGGCAGTGATAACTTTATCAGTTTTCTAGAAAAAGCAACAGACAAATAG
- a CDS encoding DUF697 domain-containing protein, with product MYQQLKKIGLLVALAFIIGFVLFAVNQVIAFHANMVTVNETLAWLITGFISVTLLILMLLPVVMIIRLPQSVAFPDSPEAEAKYHTLLKARLSKNKLVRKAGLNVHTEEGMKAALALLNLEAQTIIKDTAKSVFLTTAISQNGKLDALTVFITQSRMIWKVAHIYWQRPSIKDMIRLYGNVGATALIASELDEIDITRQIEPVINAVLRSPGRSLPVIGHAAHIITDSLLEGSTNAFLTLRVGIVAQRYCGSWDVADRKAIRRNSFITASGLLKNLVLESSGKVVTSVMTAIKDTGKNTFRSGMKGVSGIFRKKTKEAEPEA from the coding sequence ATGTACCAGCAATTAAAAAAAATCGGTTTATTAGTAGCACTGGCTTTTATTATTGGCTTCGTGCTGTTTGCAGTTAATCAGGTCATTGCCTTTCACGCAAACATGGTTACGGTAAATGAAACTTTAGCTTGGTTAATTACCGGTTTTATAAGCGTAACACTTCTTATTCTTATGCTTCTTCCTGTGGTTATGATTATCCGATTACCACAGTCAGTGGCCTTTCCTGATAGTCCGGAGGCTGAAGCCAAATACCACACCTTATTAAAGGCTCGCTTATCTAAAAATAAGCTGGTAAGAAAAGCCGGGTTAAACGTGCACACTGAAGAAGGTATGAAAGCTGCTTTAGCTCTCCTCAACTTAGAAGCACAGACTATAATTAAAGACACTGCCAAAAGTGTATTTCTCACTACGGCCATTTCACAAAACGGCAAGCTAGACGCTCTCACGGTATTTATAACCCAAAGCAGAATGATATGGAAGGTAGCTCATATTTATTGGCAAAGGCCTTCTATTAAAGACATGATCAGGCTCTATGGTAATGTGGGAGCTACTGCACTCATAGCTTCTGAGCTAGATGAAATAGACATTACCCGACAAATAGAACCCGTAATTAATGCCGTGCTTCGTAGCCCCGGGCGCTCTCTACCTGTTATTGGTCATGCTGCACATATCATTACAGATAGCCTGCTGGAAGGATCTACCAATGCCTTTTTAACATTACGCGTGGGCATAGTGGCACAGAGATATTGCGGTTCATGGGATGTAGCTGATAGAAAAGCCATAAGAAGAAATTCATTTATTACTGCCTCAGGATTATTGAAAAATCTGGTTTTAGAATCATCTGGCAAGGTAGTTACCAGTGTAATGACAGCCATTAAAGATACTGGCAAAAACACTTTCCGCAGCGGAATGAAAGGTGTATCAGGCATTTTCAGAAAAAAAACAAAAGAAGCTGAGCCTGAAGCCTGA
- a CDS encoding LEA type 2 family protein, protein MTRITLIALFSLIIMSCSGPSEPPEFKQITNIEVTKVMGKTAYLNADAYFYNPNKVRMTLKKINVDVMVEGKKIGEINQSLKTKIPAMSDFKIPLDATFDMGEVGFLNSIISILGGKKVKVHYTGHIKLTYHGLPIRVPIDYDDEVRI, encoded by the coding sequence ATGACACGAATAACCTTAATAGCCCTGTTTTCACTTATTATCATGAGCTGCTCTGGCCCCAGCGAGCCACCTGAGTTTAAGCAAATCACTAATATAGAAGTGACCAAGGTCATGGGAAAAACGGCCTATCTAAATGCTGATGCCTATTTTTACAACCCCAACAAAGTGAGAATGACGCTCAAAAAAATTAATGTAGATGTAATGGTAGAGGGTAAGAAAATAGGAGAAATCAATCAGTCATTAAAAACTAAAATACCTGCCATGTCTGATTTTAAAATCCCTTTAGATGCCACTTTTGATATGGGCGAAGTCGGCTTTCTCAATAGCATTATCAGTATTTTGGGTGGTAAAAAAGTAAAGGTGCATTACACTGGCCATATAAAGTTAACTTACCATGGTTTACCTATACGAGTACCGATAGATTATGATGATGAGGTAAGAATATAA
- a CDS encoding OmpA family protein, whose product MRTCINIIGTYFTACLLACMPFVAISQIQIDTTSSPSELVNEVLLGQGVVIGNVTFKGKKHAIGQYTEPEGQMGLKNGIVLTSGNAFYVIGPNKNPRAGWASDAPGDPELDDIARGKTYDASTLEFDFVTQSENLYFEYIFASEEYLEYVGSKFNDVFAFFINGPGMEHTNIAMLPDGVTPITVNTVNNEMNAEYYVDNAYINTTDPFIWDVRNRKVIENKDYLQPEVPPNYDTQFDGFTTVLTARCRVIPNEIYHIKMSIADVGDGILDSGVFLKAGSFRSEGEMLVTIDKMMDQPRQLTRKQALLDEVKVMPKDIPNNIIIGNIEFEFDKAEIPVQAKTVLTKVINEYMNHPKAKILLNGHTDNFGCEDYNIKLSMKRTNAVASALMGLGIPESRLVLDYYGEERPIATNDTESGRARNRRVELIVSF is encoded by the coding sequence ATGCGTACCTGCATCAATATAATCGGTACTTATTTTACAGCATGCTTATTAGCATGTATGCCTTTTGTAGCTATCAGTCAGATACAAATTGATACCACTTCCAGCCCTTCGGAATTAGTTAACGAGGTGCTACTAGGGCAAGGTGTGGTGATTGGCAATGTTACTTTTAAAGGTAAGAAACATGCTATTGGGCAATATACAGAGCCTGAAGGGCAAATGGGTTTAAAAAATGGTATTGTACTCACTTCTGGTAATGCATTTTATGTAATAGGGCCTAATAAGAATCCTCGTGCTGGTTGGGCTAGTGATGCTCCAGGAGATCCGGAATTAGATGACATAGCAAGAGGTAAGACTTATGATGCTTCTACTCTGGAGTTTGATTTTGTTACCCAATCAGAGAATCTTTATTTCGAATATATTTTTGCTTCAGAAGAGTATCTGGAATATGTAGGCTCTAAGTTTAATGATGTTTTTGCTTTCTTTATTAACGGGCCTGGCATGGAGCATACCAATATTGCTATGTTGCCAGATGGAGTCACTCCTATAACTGTAAATACGGTGAATAATGAAATGAACGCTGAATATTATGTGGATAATGCATATATCAATACTACAGATCCATTTATCTGGGATGTTAGAAACCGAAAGGTAATAGAAAACAAAGACTACCTGCAGCCAGAAGTGCCCCCTAATTATGATACTCAGTTCGATGGTTTTACTACGGTCCTCACTGCTCGCTGCAGGGTTATTCCCAATGAAATTTACCATATAAAAATGTCTATTGCAGATGTGGGTGATGGCATATTGGATTCCGGTGTTTTTCTTAAAGCCGGCTCTTTTAGGAGTGAAGGGGAAATGCTGGTTACTATAGACAAAATGATGGATCAACCCAGGCAACTTACCCGTAAGCAAGCCCTGCTGGATGAGGTGAAAGTAATGCCAAAAGATATTCCTAATAATATAATAATAGGCAATATAGAATTTGAGTTTGATAAAGCAGAAATACCTGTGCAAGCAAAAACAGTATTAACCAAAGTGATTAATGAATATATGAATCACCCCAAAGCTAAAATTTTGCTTAACGGCCATACGGATAACTTTGGATGTGAAGATTATAACATTAAGCTTTCTATGAAAAGGACTAATGCTGTGGCTTCGGCGCTAATGGGTTTGGGTATTCCTGAAAGCAGGTTGGTGCTGGATTATTATGGAGAAGAAAGGCCAATAGCTACTAATGATACTGAAAGTGGGCGAGCCAGAAATAGAAGAGTAGAGCTCATAGTTTCCTTTTAA
- a CDS encoding OmpA family protein produces MIARRMLPEKAAKENPVIEQVQDSTYEVHFYDAATLMVPKSEPVVNEVVSIMKSNPKFKMYIHGNANGIHSGIITTKGESDKFFELNQLKNKSYYASAKRLSKERALAVKEYLVEQGIDDDRIHVTSTRANKVAYIDIKEDETASARAEIEFVYH; encoded by the coding sequence GTGATAGCAAGAAGAATGCTGCCCGAAAAGGCTGCTAAAGAGAACCCTGTAATAGAACAAGTACAAGACTCTACTTATGAAGTTCACTTTTATGATGCCGCCACGCTTATGGTGCCAAAGTCGGAACCAGTAGTGAATGAGGTAGTAAGCATTATGAAATCTAACCCTAAATTTAAAATGTATATCCATGGAAATGCTAATGGTATACATTCAGGTATAATCACCACCAAGGGTGAATCAGATAAGTTTTTTGAACTGAATCAACTAAAAAATAAATCGTATTACGCTTCTGCTAAAAGGCTATCTAAAGAAAGGGCTCTGGCCGTAAAAGAGTATCTGGTAGAGCAAGGTATTGATGATGATAGAATCCATGTTACCAGCACCAGAGCTAATAAAGTGGCTTATATTGATATAAAGGAAGATGAGACCGCATCAGCCCGGGCAGAAATAGAATTTGTTTATCACTAG